In Phocoena phocoena chromosome 7, mPhoPho1.1, whole genome shotgun sequence, the genomic window ttttctatgtttcttttttcctttattgccttcctctgaattgattttttttgggCGGGGGTTTGgtattttttttgctgcattgggtcttcgttgctgtgtgcgggctttctctagttgtggcaagtgggggctactcttcgttgtggtacgtgggcttctcattgcagtggcttctcatgctatggagcatgggccctaggcatgcaggcttcagtagttgcagtgtgtgggctcagtagttgcaacgtgcaggctctagggcacgcgggcttcagagATGTGGTGcacaagctcaatagttgtggctcgcgggcttagctgctccggggcatgtgggatcttcccggaccagggattgaacccatgccccctgcattggcaggcggattcttaaccactgcaccaccaaggtagtccctaaattgatttttttttctttattccatcttCCACTTAACTGGATTGGAAGTTACATACTCTATATGTAATCTTTTAGTAGTTACTTTGGAAATTTTTACCATGCCTaattgtggtaggctgaataatgtccCTACTCGAAgacccccagaacctgtgaaaatGCCACCTTTCGTGGgaaaaagcactttgaaaatgtgattatattAAAGCTCCTGGGATGGGGAAATTATCCTGGGTCATCTGGGTGGTCCCATTGTGATTCCATGAGTCCTTAGAAGAGGGAGATGGGAGGGTTAGAGTCAAAAAAAGGTGATGTGAtggcagaagcagagaaaaggaCTATAAGATGCtaactgctggctttgaagatggaggatggGGTCGTGAGCCAAGGATGCACACAGtatctagaagctagaaaaggcaaggaaaccaaTTCTGTTCTAGAGCCTTCCTTAGGAACACTGCCCTGCTgacccattttagacttctgacttccagaactataaatgaataaatttgtgttggCTTAAACCACTAAGATTTGTGACAGCAGCAACTGGAAACCAGGGCAGATTTTGGCCTCTGAAAGTGGGGTGCTACTGtaagaaacacataaaaatatgaaagtggcTTTGGAATTGGGCAGTGGGCAGAGTTTAGAAGAACTTTGAGGTGCATGATAGAAAAATCCTAGATTTCCTTGAACAGGCAGTCAGTAGAAATACAGATGTTAAAGATTTTGCCAGTGAAAGCTCAGAGGGAATTAAGGAGCATGGTAGAGAAAGCTTATATTGTCTTAGGGAATACCTAAATCATCATAAATAGATCGTTGGTAGAAATATGGATGTTAAAGGCACTAATGGAGAGGGCTCAGAAGGAAATGAGGGACAGTCTAGAAAGTAGAGGAAAGGGGATCCTTGTTATACAGTGATAGAAAACGTAGCTCAATTGTGTGGAAATCAGAGCTGTTAAGTGATGAAattggatatttagctgaggagatttctttttttttttttttttttttgaaaagttaaaaattccttaattttttattcCTGGTACCACTACCACAATTTACAGGGCAATATACCTgatgtaatgaaaagaaaaagaaaaagacaaagctaCAACAGATAAAAGACCTCAGGAATGTACATCTAATTGACACTACATTGCATTAATCAATAGCTGCACTTTTTGCAAACTGTGGCTATGACAGTCCTGAACAAGAAGGGTTTCCTGTTTAAGCTGCAGTAACTTTTCTGACTATGGATCATCGTTCCTTCTGTGGCAGATTTTTACAGTTCCTCTAATGCATTTGGGACGACTGTCTCAAAGTAACCTGCAGCTTTCCTGACAACTCCTTGCTCTCTCTCCTGCTAAGAACTGTAGCCCTCTCCTTCTGAGTTTTTAGAACCTTCTGCTACCATATCCACCACTTCCACCACCAGATCCATAACCACCACCATAGGGACTTCCCGAGCTTCTTCCACCAAAACTGCCCCCCTTCATGGGTCCATAATTTGATTGCTGTTGTCCACTATAATTTCCAAAATCATTAtagctcccaccaccaccatagtTACCTCCAAAATTTCCTCCTTCATTGTAACCATCATATCCTCCACCACCGCCACCATATCCACCACCTTGGTTTCCATATCCTGGTCCACCACCACCATAGCCTCCTCTACTACTGTAAACAGGACCACCGCCATAGTTACCACCGTCGCCTCCAAATCCATTATAtccaccatcacctcctccaTAACTACCTCTGctgccaccacctccaccaccatacCCTCCTCTTCCACCAAAGTTTCCACCACGGCCAAAGTTACCTCCACCACCTCCAAAGTTTCCTCCACGACCCATAAAGTTGCCAGATCCACCTCCACGACCTCTTTGTGATCCAGCAGATTGCATTTCTTGTTTAGAAAGGGCCTTTTTCACTTCACAATTATGCCCATTAATAGTGTGGTATTTCTGAACAACAATTTTATCAACTGTATCATGATCATCAAAAGTTACAAAAGCAAATCCTCTCTTTTTTCCACTCTGCCTGTCTTCCATAACTTCTATGGTTTCAATCTTGCCATACTTTTCAAAGTAGTCTCTCAAATTATATTcttctgtatcttctttaatACCACCAACAAAAATTTTCTTCACTGTTAGATGGGCACCAGGCTTTACAGAATCCTCTCTAGAAACAGCTCTCTTTGGTTCCACTACACGCCCATCAACCTTGTGTGGTCGAGCACACATTGCTGCATCCACCTCTTCAACACAAGAGTAAGTAACAAAACCAAAGCCCCTGGAACGTTTTGTTTGGGGGTCTCTCATCACCACACAATCTGTAAGTGTGCCCCATTTCTCAAAATGTTCTCTTAAGCTATCATCTGTAGTTTCAAAGCTCAGACCACCAATaaacagttttctcaactgttctGGTTCCTTTGGATCATGACCCTCCTCCCCCCGGCGGCGACGGCGACGGCCGGAGTCGGGCTGGGGGCGGCCGGGCGGCGGTTTTACCTCCATTTTGAGACCGGACTCGCCTCTTCCAACTCGAGTTCAATATGGGACCCAGCTgaggagatttctaagcaaaATATTAAAGGTTCATCCTGGCTCTTTCTTGCTGTTTATAGTCAAATGCAAGAGGAAAAAGATCAAAAAACTGGTAAGAGAAAAGGAACCAGGACTTGATGATTTAGGACATTATCAGCTTATCAAAATtgcaaaagatgttaaaattaggaGATTCACTGTTAGGAGGGCATGCTTTGGAGAGAAAAACCAAGAATATAgctggacagggcttccctggtggcacattggttaagaatccacctgccaatgccggggacacgggtttg contains:
- the LOC136125656 gene encoding heterogeneous nuclear ribonucleoprotein A3-like isoform X1, whose translation is MEVKPPPGRPQPDSGRRRRRRGEEGHDPKEPEQLRKLFIGGLSFETTDDSLREHFEKWGTLTDCVVMRDPQTKRSRGFGFVTYSCVEEVDAAMCARPHKVDGRVVEPKRAVSREDSVKPGAHLTVKKIFVGGIKEDTEEYNLRDYFEKYGKIETIEVMEDRQSGKKRGFAFVTFDDHDTVDKIVVQKYHTINGHNCEVKKALSKQEMQSAGSQRGRGGGSGNFMGRGGNFGGGGGNFGRGGNFGGRGGYGGGGGGSRGSYGGGDGGYNGFGGDGGNYGGGPVYSSRGGYGGGGPGYGNQGGGYGGGGGGYDGYNEGGNFGGNYGGGGSYNDFGNYSGQQQSNYGPMKGGSFGGRSSGSPYGGGYGSGGGSGGYGSRRF
- the LOC136125656 gene encoding heterogeneous nuclear ribonucleoprotein A3-like isoform X2 — protein: MEVKPPPGRPQPDSGRRRRRRGEEGHDPKEPEQLRKLFIGGLSFETTDDSLREHFEKWGTLTDCVVMRDPQTKRSRGFGFVTYSCVEEVDAAMCARPHKVDGRVVEPKRAVSREDSVKPGAHLTVKKIFVGGIKEDTEEYNLRDYFEKYGKIETIEVMEDRQSGKKRGFAFVTFDDHDTVDKIVVQKYHTINGHNCEVKKALSKQEMQSAGSQRGRGGGSGNFMGRGGNFGGGGGNFGRGGNFGGRGGYGGGGGGSRGSYGGGDGGYNGFGGDGNYGGGGSYNDFGNYSGQQQSNYGPMKGGSFGGRSSGSPYGGGYGSGGGSGGYGSRRF